A genomic stretch from Arachis stenosperma cultivar V10309 chromosome 3, arast.V10309.gnm1.PFL2, whole genome shotgun sequence includes:
- the LOC130970314 gene encoding expansin-A12: MKMAPLIMISSCFVWNLCMVLIGVSVSVSVEAKSWLKAHATFYGANQSPISLGGACGYDNTFHAGFGVNTAAVSTMLFRGGEACGACYQVICDYQVDPKWCLRRRSVTVTATNFCPPNNQGGWCDPPHHHFDMSAPSFFRIARQGSEGIVPVLYTRVPCKRRGGVRFTLRGQSNFNMVMISNVGGSGDVKAVSIKGSRGRSSWLPMHRNWGANWQSSVDLRNQRLSFKLTLADGKTLLFLNVVPSSWRFGQTFSSRNQFS, encoded by the exons atgaaaatggcGCCTCTTATTATGATTTCATCATGTTTCGTTTGGAATCTCTGTATGGTTCTTATCGGAGTAAGTGTTAGTGTCTCTGTTGAAGCTAAATCTTGGCTTAAAGCTCATGCAACTTTCTATGGGGCCAATCAAAGTCCCATCAGCCTCG GGGGAGCTTGTGGTTATGACAACACCTTTCATGCTGGGTTTGGTGTGAACACTGCGGCAGTGAGCACCATGCTCTTCAGAGGTGGTGAGGCTTGTGGAGCATGCTACCAAGTGATTTGCGACTACCAGGTCGACCCAAAATGGTGCCTCCGGCGACGAAGTGTCACCGTAACTGCCACCAATTTTTGCCCTCCGAACAACCAGGGAGGGTGGTGTGATCCACCTCACCATCACTTTGATATGTCCGCTCCGTCTTTCTTTCGCATTGCAAGACAAGGCAGTGAAGGCATTGTTCCCGTTCTCTATACAAG GGTGCCATGCAAAAGAAGAGGTGGAGTGAGATTCACGTTGAGGGGGCAATCCAATTTCAACATGGTGATGATATCCAACGTGGGAGGCAGCGGGGACGTGAAGGCCGTCTCGATCAAAGGATCGAGAGGCCGCTCGTCTTGGCTGCCCATGCACCGCAACTGGGGAGCCAACTGGCAAAGCAGTGTGGATCTCCGGAACCAGAGGCTCTCATTCAAGCTTACATTGGCAGATGGGAAGACACTGCTGTTCCTCAATGTTGTTCCTTCTAGTTGGAGGTTTGGACAGACGTTTTCATCAAGAAACCAGTTCTCTTGA